Proteins from one Lepidochelys kempii isolate rLepKem1 chromosome 6, rLepKem1.hap2, whole genome shotgun sequence genomic window:
- the NDUFB1 gene encoding NADH dehydrogenase [ubiquinone] 1 beta subcomplex subunit 1, whose product MVNFVQAVREYWVHILCPMGFVIGCYLDRRNDEKLSAFRNKSMLFKRELKPGEEVTWK is encoded by the exons ATGGTGAATTTTGTCCAAGCTGTGCGTGAATACTGGGTCCATATTTTGTGTCCCATGGGATTTGTTATTGGATGCTATCTGGACAGAAGGAATGATGAAAAACTATCAGCTTTCAGAAACAAGAGCATGTTATTTAAAAG GGAATTGAAACCCGGTGAAGAAGTTACCTGGAAATAA